The Candidatus Acidulodesulfobacterium acidiphilum genome segment TATAAAAAAATATTTTCCGAAGAATATGCGCTTATACATAAACTTCACGGAATTAACCAGTTCTTTACACCGTCTTCTTTCAGGGTTTTAGTAGTTCAGCCGATGTACGGCGGTTCTTCCACAATAGGAAACTATTTATATTCGGCTCTTTTAAGCCTCGGCTACGATGCAAAAATACTTGATTTTTCAAAATTTTACGATGCATATAAATATATGGGCGAATTTACCACCAACGAAGACCATGTAAATTCATTAAAGCAGAGCCTTTTTAACCTCATGTCCGAAGCTCTTCTTTCTTCGGTTTTTAACGAACCGCCGGACTTGGTTATTTTTATGGCGCAGTCGCCATCCAGCGAAAGAACTTTGCTTAAACTAAGAAGCATGGGAATTAAAACTGCATACTGGTTCGTAGAAGATTTTAGGACGCTTACATACTGGAATACTATAGCAAAGAACGTCGATTATTTCTTTACTATACAAAAAGACGATTTTTTTGCGGAACTTAAAAATATCGGCGCAGACAACTATCATTATCTTCCATTAGCATGTCTTCCAAATTTTCATAAAAAAATTAACGAAATAAATGAAGATGACAGGATAAAATACGGTTCCGACATAAGTTTTGCCGGAGCGGGTTATTATAACAGGAAAAACGTCTTTGCCCAGCTTGTCGATTTTAATTTCAAAATATGGGGAAGCGACTGGCATGTCGGATTGCCATTAAGCCTGTTCATTCAGGAAGGCGGCAAGAGATTTACGGAAGAAGAAGCAGTAAGAATATATAACTATTCAAAAATAAACATAAATCTTCATTCTTCCATGTGGCATTGGGACATAAATCCAAACGGCGATTTTTTAAATCCGAGAGTTTACGAAATTTTAGCCTGCGGAGGTTTTCAGCTTGTGGACAGGCGCAAGTATATGTATGGAGTTTTTGAAGACGGAAAAGATTTGGTTGTTTTTGATACGGTGGACGACTTAAGAAAAAAAATAAAGTACTATCTTGCCAACGAAGAGGAAAGATTGTCTATAGCCGCTCACGGCAGGGAAACGGTAGTTAAAAATCACACTTACGAACGTCGCGTCCGCGAGATGATGAGTATAATACTTTTAGATTCATACGAACAGATAAAATCTAAACTTGAAACCAGAAAGCAAAATATTTCCGAGCTTTTAAGAGAAACTGAAGGAAATAAAGAGCTTCACGACCTTATTATGCAGTTTTCTGACAAGAAATCGCTTTCCATAAGAGATATGGCAGAGAGCATAAAAAGCGGTAAGGGCAGGTTGTCGAAATCGGAAGCTATGATTTTAATGTTATGGGCGATAAAAACAAAATTAGTAAAACTCGAAGGGCTGTAATAAGCGATGAAAAATGTAATCATACTGAATCTTACCCGCATGGGCGACCTTATACAGTCCACCGCTCTTTTTAAAAAAATTAAACTAACCTATCCGGAAAGCCGAGTTAAACTTATAATTTCTAAAGAATTTGCGGAAATTGCCCCTTTTCTTCCGTATGTCGATGAGATTAAACTTATAGACGTTACCGGACTATCCGAACTTTTAAAAGCAAACAATTTCGACTTAACTATAGATGTTCTAAAAGCTTTAGGCGCCATGTTCGACGGTATCTTGCAGGTAAATTACGACCTTGCGGTAAACCTTTCTCACGATGAATTCAGTGTTTATTTCCTTTATATTTTAAATTCGTTAAAAAATATAGGCATTTCTGTAAACCGCGAAGGAATTATAATATCTAACGACGAAATGATAGCTTATATATTTTCTGCAGTTAAAAACAGAAAAGTAAGCGTTTTAAATCTCGTCGATCTATACGAAAGAACTATCAGGACGAATAAAACCCAATATAAACAACACGTGAATAAAATTTTTTTAGACGCAAAAAAAAATAATGAAGAACATGATGGAAATAAGGAGTTTGAAGTTTTAAAAAAATACGGTATAGAAGAAAGCGATAATATCGTTTCTTTTGCCATAGGAGCATCGACTGAGCTAAAAAAATGGCGTTACGACTATTTTGCGGAACTGGCCAAAATGTTTTTAAACGGCGACATTAAAACTAAAGTAGTTTTACTCGGAGCAAAATATGACGTTAAAGCAGGCGGTTTTATAGAAAGCATAGTCGCAAACGAAAGACTTATTAATCTTACCGGAAAAACCTCGGTTGCCGACCTTGTTTATATAGTACGGCGCTCAAATCTTCTTATAACACACGATACAGGAACAATGCATATAGGAGTTGCCGTAGGAACTAAATTAATCGTTATTTATACCGGAAACGTTGGTTTTTTAGAAACGGGACCATATGCCGAAAACCGTTTGCTCGTAATTCCCGATATTGGATGTTTTCCATGCGATTTTAATTTAAAATGTTTAAATCCGGTTTGCCAGGGATTAATTAAACCTGAATATATTTATGATATGTCTTTGATGGTTCTCGAAAAAGAAAACGACTATGCCCAAAAACTGTCCGATTATAAGAATAGCGGCATTATTCCTTATCTGTCCCGTTTTGATTCTAAAAAATTTATCGATTATCTGCCGGCGGTAAAAATTAAGTTAAATTTTAAAGATTTAAAACTTAAAATACTAAAATTATCTCTAGAACATTATTACGAAGGAGATTTTTGGAAGATAGACGAAAACGAAATAGAACTTTTTCTTGACTGTTTTGAGGGCATAGAATATAATCTTAGCTTAGATATCAAGGAAGAATTAAAGTCCGTTGAAAAGCTTATCGCTCTATGCAAAAGAGGTATGTCGGAGACAAAAAAAATGATAAATTTGGCTCTTAAAGACCCGTTTAATTCAAAAAAAATAGAAGAATATACCTGTAAAATAAAATCTATAGATTTTGAATTAAAATATTTATCTTCGGTTTATGACGACTTATCTCTGTTTAACCAGATTCACGTCATAAACCAGAACAGTTCGGTCAGCTACGATTTGTTCGGTTTTGCCTTAGATTCTCTTAAAAATTATTCCATGTATAAGCTCCAATTAAATATATTTAAAAAGGTTTCGTTAATTTTTTTAGATAAAATCAAAAATTTATAAATATAATTTAACCATATTACGATAACGGAGGATTTATCATGAAACTATATATCGACGGGCATTTAAACGATTCCGTTTTTAGCGCCGGCAGTATGTACGACATTTTATACGGCGGCAGCATAAAAAGTTATATTCCGGAAGGCAAAGTAATAAAAAGCATAGCGATAAACGGAACTCAATACGACGATTTAATGCTGGACGCCGACAAATCAAAGGCTTTTAAACTTGGAGACGCCGACGAAATTAAAATAACTACGATGAATCAGCTTGAACTTTTAAACGGTTCGTTAAACGCCGCTATAAAGTTTTTAAACGAATTTAAAGCAGGAGTAGTAAAAACTACCGATGAAATAAGATGGGGAAACAGTAATGCAGGATTTAAAAATTTTTCGGCATACCTAAGCGGACTTACTATGTTTATTCAAATCATGGAAAAAATATCCCAGTTTTTAAAAATTGATTATAACAACCTTGTCTATGACGGCAAAAGCGTCCAGTCTTATTTTAACGACCTTGAAAAAATTCTTGCTTCGGTTCTTTCGACACAGGTGAAACAGGATTACGTTCTTCTTGCCGATATAGTCGAGTTCGAACTTAAGCCTAATATAGATATCTGGAGCAATATTTTGAAAGATATGAAAACTAAAATAAACGGCGTTTCCAATGCAGAAGGCAAATGACCTAAAAAAGAAGAGGATTATTGCTGTAATAGGCGTTCAGAGGAGCGGCACAAGTGCAATTACAAGAGGGCTTCAAGTTTTAGGAGTCAATCTTGGAAATTTTTATGAACATGACATAGTTAGCCCCGATAACGAAAAAGGGTTCTTTGAGGATTTAGAAATAAGCCATTTAGATGTGAACATGCTTAATTCTATTGGCTATACTTGGGATAATCCAGCTTTGCCGATATTTGACGATAACACTAATCTGGTCTTATCGGCTTTTTATCCTATTGCCGCAAATATTGTTAATAGGCGATTTGAAAATACCGATTTGTTTGGCTTTAAGGACCCCCACGCAGTCAAATTATTGCCGTTTTGGAATGAAGTGTTTAAGGATGCAGGGATAGAAGTATCATATATCATTGCCTGCCGTAATCCTTTAAGCGTAATAAAGTCATCGATGCATAATAGAGAAGGTTTTGACTCAGTCAAAGGATTTTATATATGGTTAGGAGCAACATTGGCTTCTTTGATTTATTCGGCAGGTTATAACCGCATAGTCGTCGATTACGACGAGTTGATGAAAGATCCTGGAAAACAGCTCGGAAGAACGGCAGAACGTTTAAATTTGAAGTTCGACGCAGATAGTCCCGAATTTATAGAGTATAAAGAATCATTTTTGAGCGAATCCCTCAGGCATTCAAGTTTCGGGATAGACGATCTTGCCGCAAATGCGGAAGTTCCGTCTAAAGTTGCCGAACTTTATATCTTACTTAAACGCATCGCAATGGATGAAATTTCTATAGATAGTGTCGAAGCGGCGGCAAAGATTAATAAAATTTATTCATGGATTGAGGAACTCCGCTCCACGCTTTTATATATGCAGGCGCAATTCGACGCATTGCTTTATTTAAAAAAAGAACTTGACAAAAAAGACGCAAAAATTGCGGAATTAACGGAATCTTTAACATCTTGTAATTCGCGCCAAAGCGGAAACTTGGAAACATGAAAGCAGAAAATCATTCAAGCCCGTGTATCGTTTGGCACGAACATAAAATAAAAAGGAGCGACAGGGAAAAACTTAAAAACCAGAAAGGGTGTGTTTTGTGGCTTACCGGGCTCAGCGGATGCGGGAAGAGCACCATTGCTAATTTACTTGAAGAGCGTTTAAACGAAAAAGGCTATCATACATATCTTTTAGACGGGGACAATATAAGGCACGGGCTCAGCAGGGGGCTGGGGTTTTCCGAGGAGGACAGGTTGGAAAACATAAAAAGAGTAGCCGAAGCCGCCAAACTTTTCGTAGATGCAGGGATTATCGTTATAGCATCTTTTATTTCGCCTTTAAAGAAGCACAGGCAGACGGCAAAGGAGATAATAGGGTCCGGCGACTTTGTCGAAATATTTATAGACACTCCTTTTCACGAATGCGTTAATAGGGATGCAAAAGGTTGGTACAAAATGGCGTTAAACGGAGAAATAGAAAGCTATACCGGCGTCGATTCTCCTTACGAAAAGCCGGAAAAGCCGGATGTACATATAAAGACGGACGGTATCAACGCCGAAGAGGGCGTTGGCAGAATTATAGAAATATTATCCGCTACAAACAAACTTTAATTTAAATATGGAAACTATAAAACCTAAAATATTTAATATTTTCGGCGAAAAATCAATAAACGAATCCCTGTCTTTAATTATTAAAGAGCTCGAATCGGCGGATTTTTTTAAATTTGCCGTTCCTAAGGATTATATATTTCTGCCTTTATTTGAAGAAAAAATAAATCAAAGCGGTTTGTTAATTTATACAATAAAAGAAAATTCGGATTATATAGAAATCACCGTAAAAAAATTTCATGATTTTAATATTTCTACTGTTATAAATTTTAAAGATAAAAAAAATTTTAACGAGTTGATAGGTATTATAAAAAATATACCGGATTCTTCCTTTAGGAATTTATCGTTGATAAATATAACCGACGATTATACCTATGAAGAATTGGAGAAATTATTTTCAGAGGCTTTCAGAGTTTTATCGCACGGTTCATCGTTTTATATTGAATATATAGGAACTGCGGTTTCTGAATACTTGCTAAAAGGATATATAGAATATGCCGGTTTTATAAACGTTTTTCCGATAGCTTCCGCAGGCGAATACGAACAGGGGAAAATCAAAATTAATTCTAAAAAAACCGGTTTAACGGACATATCTAAACAGCCTAAAAAAGTTTTAATCAATATCGACTTAAAACGACCCGAAAAATTACTTGAAAGCACCGTTTTCATAAGAGATCTGCATAATAAATTTAACAATTGGGATTTATATCTCGTTTCGGAAGAATGGAAATTTTTCGACGAAAATATTTATTTAAAATATTGTTCAGCCGAATCTCCTTCCGAAAATATGAATTATGTTGTTTATCTTGACGATTATAATCCTTTTCCTGTTATAGATTATAAATTTAAGAGCCTTAACAGCCGTAAACCGGATTTATTTTATTCGCAGGAAAATTTGGCCAATATCCGTGCT includes the following:
- the cysC gene encoding adenylyl-sulfate kinase yields the protein MKAENHSSPCIVWHEHKIKRSDREKLKNQKGCVLWLTGLSGCGKSTIANLLEERLNEKGYHTYLLDGDNIRHGLSRGLGFSEEDRLENIKRVAEAAKLFVDAGIIVIASFISPLKKHRQTAKEIIGSGDFVEIFIDTPFHECVNRDAKGWYKMALNGEIESYTGVDSPYEKPEKPDVHIKTDGINAEEGVGRIIEILSATNKL
- a CDS encoding glycosyltransferase family 9 protein, which translates into the protein MKNVIILNLTRMGDLIQSTALFKKIKLTYPESRVKLIISKEFAEIAPFLPYVDEIKLIDVTGLSELLKANNFDLTIDVLKALGAMFDGILQVNYDLAVNLSHDEFSVYFLYILNSLKNIGISVNREGIIISNDEMIAYIFSAVKNRKVSVLNLVDLYERTIRTNKTQYKQHVNKIFLDAKKNNEEHDGNKEFEVLKKYGIEESDNIVSFAIGASTELKKWRYDYFAELAKMFLNGDIKTKVVLLGAKYDVKAGGFIESIVANERLINLTGKTSVADLVYIVRRSNLLITHDTGTMHIGVAVGTKLIVIYTGNVGFLETGPYAENRLLVIPDIGCFPCDFNLKCLNPVCQGLIKPEYIYDMSLMVLEKENDYAQKLSDYKNSGIIPYLSRFDSKKFIDYLPAVKIKLNFKDLKLKILKLSLEHYYEGDFWKIDENEIELFLDCFEGIEYNLSLDIKEELKSVEKLIALCKRGMSETKKMINLALKDPFNSKKIEEYTCKIKSIDFELKYLSSVYDDLSLFNQIHVINQNSSVSYDLFGFALDSLKNYSMYKLQLNIFKKVSLIFLDKIKNL